A section of the Metabacillus endolithicus genome encodes:
- a CDS encoding isochorismate synthase yields MITTLDHTIKEFIQQALEEAKQTNQSVIVSSVKEVDAMDPLHFFASGEELSLGERFVWSTPERDFTMVGLGNELVIENNKESKQRFQEIEKEWKRFPKKVISDRKNEIGTGPLLFGGFSFDPIKEKSPLWDSFAEAKFVLPTTMLSIVQNKTYLTINKIISPYDELDVCIKHFENSIELSHSFPYSLDCEKVNEFSTIEYKTSEWLKAVQQATKDIQSKEMDKVVLAREVHLKFTEKINSYQVINNLLKEQPTSYVFDFENGNQHFVGATPERLVKKKNTQVLSTCLAGSIKRGNTKEQDQKLGHQLLNDDKNLIEHNIVVKMIKAAIDSCCDEVSVPEYPTLYKTKNIQHLYTPVKGIAKEGISLLSMVERLHPTPALGGYPKDKAIEKIREREPMHRGWYAGPIGWLDHDNNGEFVVAIRSGLLEGQNAALFAGCGIVEESDPKSEYLETKIKLKPMLSALGGIVNEDW; encoded by the coding sequence TTGATAACTACTTTGGATCATACAATAAAAGAATTTATACAGCAGGCATTGGAAGAGGCAAAGCAGACGAATCAATCGGTGATCGTCAGCAGTGTAAAAGAAGTGGATGCAATGGACCCCCTTCATTTCTTTGCTTCCGGTGAAGAACTTTCCTTAGGAGAACGATTTGTTTGGTCAACACCTGAACGGGATTTTACGATGGTTGGTCTAGGAAATGAATTAGTTATCGAAAATAATAAAGAGTCTAAACAAAGATTTCAGGAAATTGAAAAGGAATGGAAGCGCTTCCCTAAAAAGGTTATTTCTGATCGGAAGAATGAAATAGGGACAGGCCCTCTGCTATTCGGAGGTTTTTCATTTGATCCTATAAAAGAGAAAAGTCCTCTTTGGGATTCATTTGCAGAAGCAAAATTTGTACTTCCAACTACAATGCTTTCCATTGTTCAGAATAAAACATATCTTACTATTAACAAAATCATTTCACCTTACGATGAACTTGATGTTTGTATCAAGCACTTTGAAAATAGTATTGAACTTAGCCATTCCTTTCCTTATTCATTAGATTGTGAAAAGGTTAACGAATTTTCAACTATTGAGTATAAAACTTCTGAATGGTTAAAGGCTGTCCAACAGGCAACTAAGGATATTCAATCAAAAGAAATGGATAAGGTTGTTTTAGCTCGTGAAGTACATCTAAAGTTCACAGAGAAAATAAATTCTTATCAAGTCATAAATAATCTTCTGAAGGAACAGCCAACAAGCTATGTTTTTGACTTTGAAAATGGAAATCAGCACTTTGTTGGGGCGACTCCTGAAAGATTAGTTAAAAAGAAAAACACTCAGGTATTATCAACCTGTCTTGCTGGATCGATTAAAAGAGGAAACACAAAAGAGCAAGACCAAAAGTTAGGTCATCAACTATTAAATGATGACAAAAACTTAATTGAACATAATATTGTTGTTAAAATGATTAAAGCTGCTATTGATTCATGCTGTGATGAAGTAAGTGTACCTGAATACCCAACCTTATATAAAACGAAAAATATTCAACATCTATACACTCCTGTAAAAGGAATTGCAAAAGAAGGAATTTCCCTTCTTTCTATGGTTGAAAGATTACACCCCACTCCTGCTTTGGGTGGGTATCCTAAAGATAAAGCGATTGAAAAAATTAGAGAGCGTGAACCAATGCATCGCGGATGGTATGCAGGTCCAATTGGATGGCTTGATCATGATAACAACGGTGAATTTGTTGTAGCCATTCGCTCAGGGTTATTGGAAGGTCAGAATGCTGCATTATTTGCAGGATGTGGAATTGTGGAAGAATCAGATCCGAAATCGGAATATCTAGAAACCAAAATAAAACTTAAGCCAATGCTGTCTGCTTTGGGAGGAATCGTAAATGAAGACTGGTGA
- a CDS encoding bile acid:sodium symporter family protein codes for MQLLEKISKAAGNTFAIWVIIFAALAFFIPGGFTWIAPHIALLLGIIMFGMGLTLSLQDFKAVFQAPKSVLLGVVAQFTIMPLLAFLLATVFQLQPEVAVGVILVGCCPGGTASNVITFLAKGNTALSVAVTSISTLLAPILTPALTLLFASKWLPVSAGSLFLSIVQIVLIPIILGIVVKLLFKKQVEKSVTVLPLISVIGIVAVASAVVAVNAEKIAETGLLIFTIVVLHNLLGLLLGFVLAKALKLNFADQKAISIEVGMQNSGLGAALAVAHFSPLSAVPSAIFSVWHNISGPLLATWWGKKMEQESNLEMTTDNSKKA; via the coding sequence ATGCAATTATTAGAAAAAATTAGTAAGGCTGCTGGAAACACTTTTGCAATCTGGGTCATCATTTTTGCTGCGTTAGCCTTTTTTATTCCTGGTGGCTTTACTTGGATTGCCCCTCATATTGCACTATTATTAGGTATTATTATGTTTGGAATGGGACTAACTTTATCTCTGCAAGATTTTAAAGCTGTGTTTCAAGCGCCAAAAAGTGTTCTATTAGGTGTTGTTGCACAGTTTACGATTATGCCATTACTGGCTTTTTTACTCGCTACAGTTTTTCAACTACAACCTGAAGTTGCTGTTGGAGTAATCTTGGTAGGCTGTTGTCCTGGTGGAACAGCATCTAATGTTATTACATTTTTAGCTAAAGGAAATACAGCATTATCTGTCGCTGTAACGTCAATTTCAACATTACTTGCTCCAATATTAACACCAGCTCTTACACTTTTGTTTGCTAGTAAATGGCTGCCGGTTTCTGCTGGTTCCTTATTTTTATCAATTGTTCAAATAGTACTTATTCCAATTATTTTAGGTATTGTTGTGAAGTTATTATTTAAAAAGCAAGTTGAAAAAAGTGTAACTGTTTTACCTCTAATATCTGTAATAGGAATTGTTGCGGTTGCTTCAGCTGTGGTTGCTGTGAATGCAGAGAAAATTGCAGAAACAGGTCTTTTAATCTTCACCATTGTTGTTCTACACAATTTACTCGGCCTTTTATTAGGATTTGTGTTGGCAAAAGCATTAAAATTAAACTTTGCAGACCAAAAAGCTATCTCTATTGAAGTCGGGATGCAAAATTCAGGGCTCGGTGCTGCTTTAGCAGTTGCACATTTTTCCCCATTATCTGCCGTTCCAAGTGCGATTTTCAGTGTATGGCATAATATATCAGGTCCTTTACTCGCTACATGGTGGGGGAAAAAAATGGAGCAAGAATCTAATTTAGAAATGACTACTGACAATTCAAAAAAGGCATAA
- a CDS encoding yteA family sporulation protein: MLSSQQVETFRSQLNQMKKDIEDRFEMNGHFGLEEGHGHESMGELSSYDNHPADDATELYEREKDIALNEHTEEQLLDIERALQAIDNGSYGKCEVCGVDIPVERLDAIPTATTCKEHAPEQVVSHNRPIEEGVLMPPFGKFNYDDQDENVAFDAEDAYQIVNSYGSSETPSDFNDPQDHYNDVYMESNDPDGYVEAYENFVGTDIEGKEITIFPSNQHQQYEDMLDEEGTMTIFGDLPPYEKDPYTEDEV; encoded by the coding sequence ATGCTAAGTTCACAACAAGTAGAGACCTTCCGTTCACAGCTAAACCAAATGAAAAAAGATATAGAAGATCGCTTCGAGATGAATGGTCATTTTGGTCTTGAAGAAGGTCATGGGCATGAATCAATGGGGGAACTCTCAAGTTATGACAATCATCCAGCAGATGATGCAACAGAATTATATGAAAGAGAAAAAGACATTGCATTAAATGAACATACAGAAGAACAACTATTAGATATTGAAAGAGCTCTTCAAGCTATTGACAATGGTTCTTATGGTAAATGTGAAGTTTGTGGAGTTGATATACCAGTTGAACGACTTGATGCAATTCCTACAGCTACTACCTGTAAAGAACATGCACCTGAACAGGTTGTTTCACATAATCGCCCAATAGAAGAAGGAGTTTTAATGCCTCCCTTCGGAAAATTTAATTATGATGATCAAGATGAGAACGTAGCGTTTGATGCAGAAGATGCTTATCAAATTGTGAATAGTTACGGATCATCTGAAACTCCATCTGATTTTAATGATCCACAAGATCACTACAATGATGTTTATATGGAATCAAATGACCCTGATGGGTATGTTGAGGCTTATGAAAACTTTGTCGGCACTGATATAGAAGGAAAAGAAATTACCATATTCCCTTCAAATCAGCATCAGCAATATGAAGATATGCTAGATGAAGAAGGTACAATGACGATCTTTGGCGATTTACCTCCTTACGAGAAAGATCCTTATACAGAGGATGAAGTATAA
- a CDS encoding sugar phosphate nucleotidyltransferase, translating into MSNKLLGVIDATAYKPEIEDLTIHRSLAAVPFGSRYRLIDFVLSSMTNSEIESVAIFPKYSYRSLMDHIGSGKQWDLNRKKDGLFFFPSPHLHNEYDEFGSFRQFSDHIDFFLRSKQEYAVITNSHTVCNIDFQKVLSRHIENGCDITEVRKDGQSLQMYIMSTKLLLDLIQDKEKTGCKTLADVIIENQHNFTICDYEFRGYAAVIDSLANYYKHSMEMLNPAIWKEIFMKNRPILTKAKDEPPTKYGKNAVVKNSLIANGCKIEGYVENSIIFRGVHIGKDTVIKNSVVMQKTNIGENCVLENIITDKDVKVLDYSKLSGSHLEPTILRKRTIQGAMMNS; encoded by the coding sequence ATGAGTAATAAATTGTTAGGTGTTATTGATGCTACAGCATATAAACCAGAAATTGAAGATTTAACGATCCATCGTTCATTAGCAGCAGTTCCTTTTGGTAGTCGATATCGTTTAATAGATTTTGTTCTATCTAGCATGACAAATTCTGAGATTGAAAGTGTTGCTATTTTTCCTAAGTATTCTTATCGCTCCCTAATGGATCACATTGGTTCTGGAAAACAGTGGGATCTAAATCGTAAAAAAGATGGATTATTTTTCTTCCCATCTCCTCATTTACACAACGAATATGATGAGTTTGGATCTTTCCGACAATTTTCTGATCACATTGATTTCTTTTTAAGAAGTAAACAGGAGTATGCGGTTATTACCAATAGTCATACAGTTTGTAATATTGATTTTCAGAAGGTATTAAGTCGTCATATTGAAAATGGCTGTGATATAACAGAAGTTCGAAAAGATGGTCAGTCGTTACAAATGTATATTATGTCAACAAAACTTCTTCTTGATCTTATTCAGGATAAAGAAAAAACAGGATGCAAAACACTTGCTGACGTTATTATAGAAAATCAACATAATTTCACTATTTGTGATTATGAATTTAGAGGCTATGCAGCTGTTATAGATTCATTAGCCAATTATTATAAACATAGTATGGAAATGCTTAACCCAGCTATTTGGAAAGAAATTTTCATGAAAAACCGACCAATTTTAACGAAAGCAAAAGATGAGCCACCAACCAAATATGGAAAAAATGCAGTTGTAAAGAATTCCTTAATTGCTAATGGATGTAAAATAGAAGGTTATGTGGAAAATAGTATTATTTTTAGAGGAGTTCATATCGGAAAAGATACAGTCATTAAAAATAGTGTCGTTATGCAAAAGACAAATATTGGAGAGAATTGTGTACTAGAGAATATTATTACGGATAAAGATGTAAAAGTATTAGACTATTCTAAATTAAGTGGATCACATTTAGAGCCAACGATACTAAGAAAAAGAACCATTCAAGGAGCGATGATGAACTCGTGA
- a CDS encoding TIGR00266 family protein yields MNAHEIDYVLHGDDMQCVEIELDPNESVVAEAGGMMMMEDGIDMETIFGDGDNNQKGFFGKLVGAGKRVITGESLFMTVFTNKGVGKKRVSFAAPYPGKIIPVDLSELGGKIICQKDSFLCAAKGVSIGIDFQKKLGTGFFGGEGFIMQKLEGDGLGFLHAGGTIIRRDLQPGEKLRIDTGCLVALTKEVDYNIEFVGKVKTAFFGGEGLFFAIVQGPGTVWVQTLPFSRLADRVIASAPSAGGEGRGEGSLLGGLGRLLDGD; encoded by the coding sequence ATGAACGCTCATGAAATTGATTATGTTTTACATGGCGATGACATGCAATGTGTTGAAATTGAGTTAGATCCGAATGAAAGTGTTGTAGCTGAAGCTGGTGGCATGATGATGATGGAAGATGGCATCGATATGGAAACCATTTTTGGTGATGGAGACAACAACCAAAAAGGCTTTTTTGGTAAGCTGGTTGGAGCTGGAAAACGTGTTATCACGGGTGAGAGCTTATTTATGACAGTTTTCACAAACAAAGGTGTTGGTAAAAAGCGTGTCTCATTTGCTGCTCCTTATCCGGGGAAAATCATACCTGTTGATTTGAGTGAGCTTGGCGGAAAGATTATTTGTCAAAAAGACTCCTTCCTTTGTGCAGCAAAAGGTGTATCCATTGGCATTGATTTTCAAAAGAAGCTTGGAACTGGCTTTTTTGGTGGAGAGGGTTTCATTATGCAAAAGCTTGAAGGAGATGGTCTTGGCTTTTTACATGCTGGAGGAACCATTATCCGCCGTGACCTTCAACCTGGAGAGAAATTAAGAATTGATACAGGTTGCTTAGTCGCATTAACAAAAGAAGTTGATTACAATATTGAATTTGTTGGAAAAGTAAAGACTGCGTTTTTTGGTGGAGAAGGCTTATTCTTCGCTATTGTACAAGGACCAGGAACAGTTTGGGTTCAAACATTACCATTCAGTCGCTTAGCAGATCGAGTGATTGCAAGTGCACCATCTGCTGGCGGTGAAGGTCGTGGTGAAGGCAGTCTACTTGGCGGTTTAGGTCGACTTTTAGACGGTGATTGA
- the glgA gene encoding glycogen synthase GlgA, translating to MKVLFAVSECVPFVKSGGLADVAGALPKELKKLGADIRVILPKYSLISDSYREKMTKIHEIIVPVGWRQQYCGIEKLEVEGITYYFLDHEYYFYRDSLYGHYDDGERFSFFCRAVLETLEAIDFQPDIIHSHDWHTGMISYLLQKEYRKKSFYEEIKTVFTIHNLQFQGVFPYSILNDLLNLGDEDFKNLEFYGDISFMKAAIISSDYITTVSPTYKEEIQTAYYGERLDGLLRSRNSSLMGILNGIDDTVYNPETDENIHSQFTPETLIKKAENKAALQAAFGLPESKDTPIISMVTRLTKQKGLDLVKRVFDEVLAKDVQVIVLGTGEKEFEDYFKHMEWVYPTKFKAYIGFDEKLAHQIYAGSDLFLMPSKFEPCGLGQLIALRYGTIPIVRETGGLNDTVFPFQEELKEGNGFTFSHFNAHDMLYSINRAIEYYHQDEVWQKIVNTAMTQDYSWSQSALKYKQLYTDLITGSEEHVL from the coding sequence GTGAAAGTATTATTTGCTGTTTCAGAATGTGTACCTTTTGTAAAATCAGGAGGATTAGCTGATGTTGCAGGTGCATTACCAAAGGAATTAAAAAAACTAGGAGCTGACATTAGAGTCATTCTACCCAAATATTCTTTAATATCAGATTCTTATCGTGAAAAGATGACGAAAATACATGAGATAATTGTTCCGGTTGGATGGAGACAGCAGTATTGTGGAATTGAAAAATTAGAAGTTGAGGGAATTACGTATTATTTCTTAGATCATGAATATTATTTTTATCGTGATTCTTTGTATGGACATTATGATGATGGTGAGCGCTTCTCATTCTTTTGTAGAGCCGTACTAGAAACATTAGAAGCTATTGATTTTCAGCCTGACATCATACATTCACATGACTGGCATACAGGAATGATTAGTTATTTATTACAAAAAGAATACAGAAAGAAATCTTTTTATGAGGAAATTAAAACAGTGTTTACGATTCATAATCTCCAATTTCAAGGTGTATTTCCATACAGTATTCTCAACGATCTTTTAAATCTGGGGGATGAAGACTTTAAAAATCTTGAATTTTATGGAGATATTAGCTTTATGAAGGCAGCGATAATCTCATCAGATTATATAACAACTGTTAGTCCAACGTATAAAGAGGAAATTCAGACAGCCTACTATGGAGAAAGACTGGATGGTCTGTTAAGATCCCGAAATTCTTCGCTTATGGGAATTTTAAATGGAATTGATGATACAGTTTATAATCCTGAAACAGATGAAAATATTCATTCACAGTTTACACCGGAAACACTCATAAAAAAAGCGGAGAATAAAGCTGCCCTACAAGCTGCTTTTGGGTTACCTGAGAGTAAAGATACACCAATTATTTCAATGGTAACTAGGTTAACGAAGCAAAAAGGTTTAGATTTAGTTAAACGTGTTTTTGATGAGGTATTAGCTAAGGATGTTCAAGTGATCGTTCTTGGTACAGGAGAAAAGGAATTTGAAGATTATTTTAAACATATGGAATGGGTTTATCCGACAAAGTTTAAAGCATACATAGGATTTGATGAGAAGCTTGCACATCAAATTTATGCCGGCTCCGATTTATTTTTAATGCCATCAAAATTTGAACCATGTGGTTTGGGGCAGTTAATTGCTCTAAGATATGGTACTATTCCAATTGTCCGTGAAACAGGTGGATTAAATGACACAGTGTTTCCTTTTCAGGAAGAGTTAAAGGAAGGTAATGGATTTACGTTTAGTCATTTTAATGCCCATGATATGTTGTATTCAATAAATCGCGCTATTGAGTATTATCATCAAGACGAGGTTTGGCAGAAGATCGTCAATACTGCCATGACACAAGATTATAGTTGGAGCCAATCAGCATTAAAATATAAGCAGCTTTACACTGATTTGATCACTGGGAGTGAAGAGCATGTTCTCTAA
- a CDS encoding 1,4-dihydroxy-2-naphthoate polyprenyltransferase — protein sequence MQPQTTPHAPMIKKDKGWRVWWMLLRPHTLSAAFIPVTIGTVLALHEGSIKLSLFIAMLVASILIQAATNMFNEYFDYKRGLDNESSVGIGGAIVRNGIKANTVLTLGFSFFGIATLLGVYICMMSTWWIAVIGIVCMLAGYFYTGGPVPIAYTPFGEIVAGFFMGNVIVLIAYFIQTETLSLGSILLSIPVAILIAAILTANNIRDLDGDKENGRKTLAILLGRKNSIRFLAGMFITAYFIIFVLLIVGLAPAWALLVLISIPKAYSAVKQFIGKTAPIEMMPAMKATAQTNVQFGFLLALGLFVSHFL from the coding sequence ATGCAACCTCAGACAACGCCACATGCTCCTATGATTAAAAAGGACAAAGGCTGGAGAGTTTGGTGGATGCTATTAAGACCGCATACACTATCTGCAGCATTTATTCCTGTTACAATTGGGACTGTGTTAGCTTTGCATGAAGGATCAATAAAGCTCTCATTATTCATAGCTATGCTTGTTGCTTCTATTCTAATTCAAGCAGCAACAAATATGTTTAATGAGTATTTTGATTATAAACGTGGTTTAGACAATGAATCATCTGTTGGTATAGGTGGTGCCATCGTTAGAAATGGAATTAAGGCAAACACTGTCTTAACATTAGGTTTTTCATTTTTTGGTATTGCTACATTATTAGGTGTTTACATTTGTATGATGTCCACTTGGTGGATTGCTGTTATAGGAATAGTATGTATGCTAGCTGGGTATTTTTATACAGGAGGTCCCGTTCCAATTGCATATACACCATTTGGTGAAATTGTTGCCGGGTTTTTTATGGGAAATGTTATTGTATTAATTGCCTACTTTATTCAAACTGAGACACTTTCCTTAGGTAGCATACTTTTATCTATTCCTGTTGCGATCTTAATTGCAGCTATTTTAACTGCGAACAACATTCGAGATTTAGATGGCGATAAAGAAAATGGCAGAAAAACACTTGCCATTTTACTAGGAAGAAAAAACTCAATTCGTTTTTTAGCTGGTATGTTTATTACAGCATATTTCATTATATTTGTACTACTTATAGTAGGTTTAGCACCAGCTTGGGCATTGCTCGTATTAATTAGTATTCCTAAAGCTTATTCTGCTGTAAAACAATTTATAGGGAAAACAGCTCCAATTGAAATGATGCCTGCAATGAAAGCAACTGCTCAAACGAATGTTCAATTTGGATTTTTATTGGCGTTGGGTTTATTCGTCAGCCACTTCTTATAA
- a CDS encoding glycogen/starch/alpha-glucan phosphorylase — translation MFSNKDSFKKSFLKRLESMCGKGFEESTRRDQYFTLGNMVREYISSKWIDTNELYRAENKKQVYYLSIEFLLGRLLCQNLLNLGIKEVVEEGLAELNIQLNEIEECESDPALGNGGLGRLAACFLDSLATLNLPGHGYGLRYKHGLFDQKIVDGYQVELPEQWLRHGNVWEVRKPDQAVEVSFWGRIESSYEGNSLIFKHVGEQKVLAVPYDMPVVGYQVDTVNTLRLWNAEPASFGPNQDVLSYKRDTEAITDFLYPDDTHDEGKILRLKQQYFLVSSSLQSIIQSFKKENSNIRELHHYVAIHINDTHPALAIPELMRILVDIEGLTWNEAWHVTTNTVSYTNHTILAEALEKWPIYLFKPLLPRIYMIIEEINERFCAELWDRYPGEWQRIEHMAIIAHGLVKMAHLAIVGSNSINGVAKIHSDILKNREMKSFYDVYPEKFNNKTNGITHRRWLLKANPELTNLIKETIGEDWVKQPEKLIDLKRHVYHPSVKEQFAQVKRKRKEILAKKIAEKNGILVDIDSIFDVQVKRLHAYKRQLLNVLHIMYLYNRIKEDPNYVIQPRTFIFGAKASPTYYYAKKVIKLIHSLADKVNNDPRVSQVIKVVFMENYRVSLAEDIFPAADVSEQISTASKEASGTGNMKFMMNGALTVGTLDGANIEIMEEIGKDNIFTFGLTAQEVLKYEENGRYRSMEYYHHDLRIRQVINQLTNGFFSEDEGEFESIADSLLVQNDQYFVLRDFASYIDIQEKVGIAYQNREKWLEQALINVSHSGFFSSDRTISQYADGIWNIEPLGVKM, via the coding sequence ATGTTCTCTAATAAAGATTCATTTAAAAAAAGCTTTTTAAAAAGGCTAGAAAGTATGTGTGGCAAAGGCTTTGAGGAATCAACTAGACGTGATCAGTACTTTACATTAGGGAATATGGTAAGAGAATATATTAGCTCTAAATGGATTGATACGAACGAGCTTTACCGTGCTGAAAATAAAAAGCAAGTATATTATTTATCAATTGAATTTCTATTAGGTCGTTTACTTTGTCAAAACTTATTAAACCTAGGAATTAAAGAGGTTGTTGAGGAAGGTCTGGCAGAGCTTAATATTCAATTAAATGAAATAGAAGAGTGTGAGTCAGACCCAGCTCTAGGAAACGGTGGATTAGGAAGATTAGCAGCTTGCTTTTTAGATTCATTGGCTACATTAAATCTTCCTGGTCATGGATATGGGCTTCGATATAAACACGGACTATTTGATCAAAAAATAGTGGATGGATATCAAGTTGAGCTCCCGGAGCAATGGTTACGACATGGAAATGTGTGGGAAGTTCGGAAGCCTGATCAAGCTGTTGAGGTATCATTCTGGGGAAGAATAGAATCAAGTTATGAAGGAAATTCTCTCATTTTTAAGCATGTAGGAGAACAAAAGGTGTTAGCCGTTCCTTATGATATGCCTGTTGTTGGCTACCAGGTCGATACCGTTAATACGTTGAGGCTTTGGAATGCAGAGCCTGCCTCATTTGGTCCAAATCAAGATGTTTTATCTTATAAGAGAGATACTGAGGCAATTACAGATTTCCTTTATCCTGATGATACACATGATGAGGGCAAAATTTTAAGGTTAAAACAGCAGTATTTCCTTGTTTCCTCAAGTTTACAAAGTATCATTCAGTCGTTTAAAAAAGAAAATTCTAACATTAGAGAACTTCATCATTACGTGGCTATTCATATAAATGATACACATCCTGCTTTGGCTATTCCTGAATTAATGAGAATATTAGTTGATATTGAAGGATTAACTTGGAATGAAGCATGGCATGTAACAACAAATACAGTGTCCTATACAAATCATACGATCTTAGCGGAAGCACTAGAAAAATGGCCAATTTATTTATTTAAGCCATTACTTCCTAGAATTTATATGATTATAGAAGAAATTAATGAGAGATTTTGTGCAGAGCTCTGGGATCGATATCCGGGAGAATGGCAACGTATTGAGCATATGGCGATTATCGCTCACGGCCTTGTGAAAATGGCTCATCTCGCAATAGTTGGGAGTAATAGTATTAACGGGGTAGCCAAAATACACTCTGATATTTTGAAAAATAGAGAGATGAAATCTTTCTATGACGTTTATCCCGAAAAATTCAATAACAAAACAAATGGTATTACACATAGAAGATGGCTGCTTAAAGCAAATCCTGAATTAACAAACCTAATTAAAGAAACAATTGGTGAGGATTGGGTAAAACAACCTGAAAAATTAATAGATTTAAAGAGACATGTTTATCATCCTTCAGTAAAAGAACAATTTGCACAGGTGAAAAGGAAGCGTAAAGAAATACTAGCGAAGAAAATAGCAGAAAAAAATGGGATTTTAGTAGACATTGATTCTATTTTTGATGTTCAAGTTAAAAGATTACACGCATATAAAAGACAGTTATTAAATGTTCTTCATATTATGTATTTATACAATCGAATAAAAGAAGATCCTAATTATGTGATACAACCTCGTACATTTATTTTTGGAGCAAAAGCATCTCCAACGTATTATTACGCAAAGAAGGTCATAAAACTTATCCATTCCTTAGCTGATAAAGTAAACAATGACCCAAGAGTTTCGCAGGTTATAAAGGTTGTGTTTATGGAAAATTATCGTGTTTCATTGGCTGAAGATATCTTCCCGGCTGCAGATGTTAGTGAACAGATTTCGACTGCAAGCAAAGAGGCATCTGGTACAGGAAATATGAAATTTATGATGAATGGTGCTTTAACAGTCGGGACATTAGATGGAGCAAATATTGAGATCATGGAGGAGATTGGTAAAGATAATATTTTTACCTTTGGTCTCACTGCACAAGAGGTGCTCAAGTACGAAGAAAACGGCCGTTATCGATCAATGGAATATTATCACCATGATTTAAGAATTCGACAAGTTATCAATCAATTAACAAATGGATTTTTCTCAGAAGATGAAGGAGAATTTGAGTCAATTGCTGATTCCTTACTCGTTCAAAATGATCAATATTTTGTTTTACGTGATTTTGCTTCTTATATTGATATACAAGAAAAGGTTGGCATAGCTTATCAAAACCGAGAAAAGTGGCTGGAGCAGGCATTAATAAACGTTTCGCATTCAGGCTTCTTTTCAAGTGACAGAACCATTTCGCAATATGCTGATGGAATTTGGAATATTGAGCCACTTGGAGTGAAAATGTAA